A single genomic interval of Candidatus Alcyoniella australis harbors:
- a CDS encoding Rrf2 family transcriptional regulator, with translation MIKISAKAEYAVLAVMELAIRKENPEPSKIRDIAKAQGIPEKYLVQILIQLQRADFVRSVRGARGGYNLAMDPNEIKIVDVVAAVDGPIKAPSKRGKQQDKARIMLSSLWDEVYKRTSNCLSDITISTLVAQYQGGEQMYYI, from the coding sequence ATGATCAAAATTAGCGCGAAGGCCGAGTACGCGGTGTTGGCAGTGATGGAACTGGCAATACGCAAGGAGAATCCCGAGCCGTCCAAGATCAGGGATATTGCCAAGGCGCAGGGGATTCCCGAGAAGTATCTGGTTCAGATACTGATTCAACTGCAGCGCGCTGATTTCGTCCGTTCGGTCAGAGGAGCCCGCGGCGGCTACAATCTGGCCATGGATCCCAACGAAATTAAGATCGTGGACGTAGTGGCGGCTGTGGACGGTCCGATCAAGGCTCCGAGCAAGCGCGGCAAACAGCAGGACAAGGCCCGCATAATGCTCAGCAGCCTGTGGGACGAGGTCTACAAGCGCACCTCCAACTGCCTGAGCGATATCACGATCAGCACCCTGGTCGCCCAGTATCAGGGCGGCGAGCAGATGTACTACATCTAG
- a CDS encoding heavy metal-binding domain-containing protein, whose translation MSVSMRVIVLITVLALGLTTVWLLNPSQAAAQGDDQGEDGDADVIYVCPNHPEIWSEKPGVCPKCGATLVKKTK comes from the coding sequence ATGAGCGTTAGCATGCGTGTGATCGTCCTGATTACGGTTCTGGCCCTGGGATTGACCACGGTCTGGCTGCTCAATCCGTCGCAGGCCGCTGCCCAGGGCGACGACCAGGGTGAAGACGGTGACGCCGACGTGATCTACGTCTGTCCCAACCATCCGGAGATCTGGTCGGAGAAGCCCGGCGTGTGCCCCAAGTGCGGCGCCACGTTGGTCAAGAAAACCAAGTAG
- a CDS encoding glycoside hydrolase family 2 TIM barrel-domain containing protein produces MTKRINARAFPRALFAVWMLVIMFAGCDAGGDDDQDNGDQLPAPLLIELGAAPDEVPLLWGVDQPYPTRFDSTHRDAQSLDGRWLFTVDPDDQGFDQAWYSPQYDRADWDGLEVPGSWNALRPELFRYRGPAWYARGFTVAPRAGRTRLRFGAAFLRAQVWVNGSYVGSHSGGYTPFEIDVTDVIRHGQNLVVVRVDNRITRETIPCLTLANSEGHGWYPWGGLTRSVVLERVDEPYVAKVDPGASVDPQTSRGSIDARIVLHRMTLGSTDATVRVLVEDLEGRALADSGQVALEPFESGSRALAATAELGEVELWDHNTPQHQYQLRVIVESESGRDETVSRLGFRSFEVRGPDLYLNGRREWWRGMNRHEDWPGVGAAQSDESIVSDVASMLDLGVNHLRPAHYPPDPRFLDACRDAGISLTLEVPVYQLDLWQLNDEALRLEAQQQLAEMIERDRNNPAIVAWSLSNEIWSMAPSAELFMSGMNATAKRFDPRRPTMVVLVGDLLNWFPEEFATSNADIVGVNIYLGWYSGTLGAWGPFLDSLEQRFADRPLVISEFGTGALQGRHLPAFPTQDEPLDDHSYSEEFQAVFLQNALDAVVARPWIDGTMPWSLTDFRYEWVPDTGVHPIPFRNLKGLLSLDRIPKLGYEFVRLQYQALAADELWPLPGDSQENR; encoded by the coding sequence TTGACCAAAAGAATTAACGCACGCGCGTTTCCGCGGGCTCTGTTCGCCGTCTGGATGCTCGTGATCATGTTTGCAGGCTGCGACGCGGGCGGTGATGACGACCAGGACAATGGGGATCAGCTACCTGCGCCGCTGCTGATCGAACTCGGAGCGGCCCCGGACGAGGTGCCGCTGCTGTGGGGCGTGGACCAGCCGTACCCCACGCGCTTTGATTCAACCCACCGCGATGCCCAGAGTCTCGACGGCCGCTGGCTGTTCACCGTTGATCCCGACGATCAGGGATTCGATCAAGCCTGGTATTCGCCGCAGTACGACCGCGCGGACTGGGACGGCCTGGAGGTCCCCGGCTCGTGGAACGCACTGCGGCCGGAGCTGTTTCGCTATCGCGGCCCGGCCTGGTACGCCCGCGGATTCACGGTTGCGCCGCGCGCAGGGCGCACGCGCCTGCGTTTCGGCGCGGCATTCCTGCGCGCCCAGGTCTGGGTCAACGGCAGCTACGTGGGTTCGCACAGCGGCGGGTACACGCCGTTTGAGATCGACGTTACCGACGTAATCCGGCATGGACAGAACCTGGTGGTGGTCCGCGTGGACAACCGCATCACTCGCGAGACGATCCCCTGCCTGACCCTGGCCAATTCCGAGGGGCACGGCTGGTATCCCTGGGGCGGTTTGACGCGCAGCGTCGTGCTCGAGCGCGTTGACGAACCCTATGTGGCCAAGGTCGACCCGGGCGCGAGCGTCGATCCGCAGACCTCTCGCGGATCGATCGACGCGCGGATCGTCTTGCATCGCATGACCCTCGGCTCAACGGATGCGACCGTGCGCGTGCTGGTCGAGGATCTCGAGGGCCGGGCTTTGGCCGACTCGGGCCAGGTGGCGCTCGAACCGTTCGAGTCGGGTAGCCGGGCCCTGGCCGCCACGGCAGAGCTGGGCGAGGTCGAGCTGTGGGACCACAACACGCCGCAGCACCAGTACCAGCTACGGGTGATCGTCGAGTCCGAATCGGGCCGCGACGAGACCGTGAGCCGCTTGGGCTTTCGCAGCTTCGAGGTGCGCGGACCCGATCTGTATCTCAACGGTCGGCGTGAGTGGTGGCGCGGGATGAACCGCCACGAGGACTGGCCCGGCGTGGGCGCGGCGCAGAGCGACGAATCGATCGTCAGCGACGTGGCGAGCATGCTCGATCTGGGCGTCAACCACCTGCGGCCCGCGCACTATCCGCCCGACCCGCGCTTCCTCGACGCCTGCCGCGACGCGGGAATCAGCCTGACTCTCGAGGTTCCGGTCTACCAACTCGACCTCTGGCAGTTAAACGACGAGGCGCTGCGCCTTGAGGCGCAGCAGCAGCTGGCCGAGATGATCGAGCGCGACCGCAACAACCCGGCGATCGTCGCCTGGAGCCTGAGCAACGAGATTTGGTCGATGGCTCCATCGGCCGAGCTGTTCATGTCCGGGATGAACGCCACGGCCAAACGTTTCGATCCTCGGCGGCCGACCATGGTCGTGTTGGTCGGCGACTTGCTCAATTGGTTCCCCGAGGAATTCGCAACATCCAACGCCGACATCGTCGGCGTGAACATCTACCTGGGCTGGTACAGCGGCACCCTGGGCGCGTGGGGACCGTTTCTCGATTCCCTTGAGCAGCGGTTCGCCGACCGGCCGCTGGTGATCTCGGAGTTCGGCACCGGCGCGCTGCAAGGGCGTCACCTGCCGGCTTTCCCGACCCAGGACGAGCCGCTGGACGACCACAGTTACTCTGAGGAGTTCCAGGCCGTGTTCCTGCAAAACGCCCTGGATGCCGTTGTCGCGCGGCCCTGGATCGACGGGACCATGCCTTGGTCGCTGACCGACTTTCGCTACGAGTGGGTGCCGGACACCGGCGTGCATCCGATTCCGTTTCGCAACCTCAAGGGGCTGCTTTCCCTTGATCGGATTCCCAAGCTGGGCTACGAATTCGTGCGACTGCAATATCAGGCGCTGGCCGCGGACGAGCTCTGGCCGTTGCCTGGAGATTCACAGGAAAACCGATGA